A single region of the Oryzias latipes chromosome 21, ASM223467v1 genome encodes:
- the LOC101166347 gene encoding trichohyalin isoform X1: protein MDSGLLIGWQQQKEELEREVCRLQEELAESRAEREELESRTRALQDRVRLRQTIHPSLGLSLEEEEEQRRWKKQLREGREREARQALLIHRLQNKVLEYRDQCQHLDLQLQDERRKTLHMEGVRDEHSNSLESALIRLEEEQHRSVSLADTNSLLREQLSQSEKFNQELKEELHRLTADWIRSTEKAEQRETDWQREKEDQRGHVGQQQNNWLSVWRSVVALRRQCHSVKTAADRDLWELRAEFSRLSSTLLSSCDSVCSTQSLAALHKPLSSTLLPLPSPPSSSPPLSSTLILPPPPPDSCSTQGSFSMGELELKEEEGEGSEPKLYEKTEALQQRTVELARSLQDEREEKEREVERHQETARRLQSVSQAVIRLARVVSSRSRPASTSPEDVLRADLSSMLAVLSQAESVLLRRSEELQGAELNLRRLGEVRTSLQLQVKQLQDDHQQLLARSQHTQQELTHTQSVLSSEKKVSSSLRLQLEEVQRREEEVKRENHRLRRERDREEEKNLQLETDSHRRVEAELLESVQLTEREHLHQMELLSLKGALEREQLDRQKAEEEAAGSRDALQQCRGSILRLSSSESLLRRDLEESRDALKKVSALNSALASDKRALNQQLLQLEGKLSESQSQLQAVSSEFTCLQRDVRPLRLQRDQDADVIRQLKEQQVEAEKNLERKERELQLLEEERTSGEQQLEELRSHHVSLCQELKELQEELQQAKQEVRILNWQQEEQQRESRSRQEELQNEHRQRAQLEEELHELRPLSVSLQLQLSQQQQLLSQVEVDRCQLSTRLHALQEAKLTLQGEIKCLRGELQRETASRERSEGEKEVLQEDLQRLTEEVQELRRRKAEKEEEKKMCQRERETLREELRLRDGELEALKTRTERMEEELEEKGQQVERLKEEVTQRATQVSFLNERIVGLEEEKKILLEEAKSTEVRLLEEEAKRKDEEVQRDGETEALCDRIEKLEREKEEIDKEVHQMKRKAQEQEERWRSNDEESQNEINRLRGENSSLQEHRKSEKRQIEKLQNEKMEVLERLQEKVGEVELMKVKLSVAQEESEELREEVQRRERSLEKQICAVREREEEMENLRGRLRLVKEREAEAERELQETSDKLKKKEAREEHLEVLLRENRELLKQEEKGREEREDRICSLIKQLQEAQAVNLGAKRRSTERQKAHDRLQEEVKDWQEQAEQSVKEVAKLKEILKGRNEEVNQLKAMLEEKEEEWKEQEALSKTEKERRRRLENKLVEVEEENTRLEKEVRLMQAVGDKDREALAKAGEELKTLKDNLVKSENKERELGETVRRMEEEKMMLSSNLREMEDEIKAEKEQLWRVRKERSSLEDKLKEKEREIDECRDLLRSQEEKLEEVKKMDRKTLESERNRYLLLEEKGKTRVKKLEEEKEDLLLQLMKREKEVTELQEEVQRQRITASKELNEKKEEAFNVQRECEEAQEKLKSLKREMIYLQEEVKQKQEENEEVQEKLQSLKREMIYLQEEVKQKQEENEEVQEKLQSLKREMIYLQEEVKQKQEDNEEVQEKLQSLKSEMIYLQEEVKQKQKENEETQEKMTVLKEVHQKHLKKEEEWRTNDMMSRNDTQELQRQKDEAQEELQRSRKEIYILREELEKEQREKKDLQDEMKKRSEEAGLLRQKIEEEFSSTKKREETEKQTREKTEIELAALKEELQREHREKLETVEELKKRREDVTVLEGEVKEECMKKEEVQEDLRRVQHSLEQMSHSLSSLQSQVSELSISKERVEVEKQQMREGLQVALKEMDLLKVLLQESHAEGELLRSTLEEKKKEMGRVRQENLQMEERQEELEELRARVKALERRRTEMAEELDRADERRREAEEWWRSKVKEVERQKGTMQSTLYTEIQTQGELLKESRSKLQDSLRELEEARMELSRNRALLEEQKTFTIADREDSGEQRSRGSQEERGEVKQEEIRRQLQQREAQVDSLTLRVQELQEDRNQLRLALEQTEAQLKNVATQVEQSTGAEPNPGETVGGRLEVLQRLVAELELQRTRLQKKNLNLEKQKDRLKKDRDFLRDTLRQVELERGRLSQQLTDSRGSQVEQVCANATEEDRLRSKVKELEEQVSQLRLSLAMDQQQKAEFIQQSSRNSQWLLSLRRDLNDSLSAVTRLPIPSVLESETQRLDRSLREEELRISLS from the exons ATGGATTCTGGGTTGCTGATTGGCTGGCAGCAGCAGAAGGAGGAGCTCGAGCGGGAGGTATGCCGTCTGCAGGAGGAGCTGGCAGAGAGTCGAGCGGAGCGGGAGGAGTTGGAGTCCAGAACCCGAGCTCTGCAGGACAGGGTGAGG CTCCGTCAGACCATACATCCGTCACTTGGCCTGTCacttgaggaggaggaggagcagaggaggtggAAGAAGCAGCTTAGGGAGGGCAGGGAGAGAGAGGCCAGGCAGGCACTGCTGATACATCGGCTGCAGAACAAG GTTCTGGAGTACAGAGATCAGTGCCAGCATTTGGACCTGCAGTTGCAAGATGAACGGAGGAAGACGCTCCACATGGAG GGGGTCCGGGATGAACATAGCAACTCTCTGGAAAGCGCCCTCAtcaggctggaggaggagcagcacag GTCCGTAAGTCTGGCTGACACCAACTCTCTTCTGCGGGAGCAGCTCAGCCAATCTGAGAAGTTCAACCAGGAGCTTAAGGAGGAACTCCACAGACTGACAGCTGATTGGATCAGATCCACGGAGAAGGCGGAGCAAAGAGAAACTGAttggcagagagagaaagag GATCAGCGGGGTCACGTGGGTCAGCAGCAGAACAACTGGCTGTCAGTTTGGAGATCCGTGGTGGCTCTGAGGAGACAATGTCACAGCGTGAAAACAGCTGCCGACAG AGACCTGTGGGAGCTCAGGGCCGAGTTTTCCCGTCTCTCCTCAACACTCCTCTCCAGCTGTGACTCTGTCTGCTCCACCCAGAGCCTGGCGGCTCTTCACAAGCCTTTGTCTTCAACTTTGCTGCCTCTTCCTTCCCCACCATCCAGTTCTCCTCCTCTATCCTCAACACTgatcctccctcctcctcctccagactCCTGCTCCACTCAGGGATCCTTCTCCATGGGGGAGCTAGAACtcaaagaggaggagggagaaggTTCTGAGCCTAAGCTCTATGAAAAGACTGAAGCTTTGCAGCAGAG GACTGTGGAGCTTGCTCGCTCACTGCAGGATGAGagagaggagaaggagagggAGGTGGAAAGACATCAAGAAACTGCAAGGAGACTCCAGTCTGTCAGTCAGGCTGTGATCAGACTG GCCAGAGTCGTCAGCAGCAGAAGTCGGCCAGCGAGCACCTCCCCAGAAGACGTCCTGCGGGCGGATTTGTCCTCCATGCTGGCTGTGCTCTCACAGGCGGAAAGCGTCCTGCTGAGGAGGAGCGAGGAGCTGCAG GGGGCGGAGCTAAACCTGCGACGTCTCGGTGAGGTGAGAACCAGCTTGCAGCTGCAGGTGAAGCAGCTTCAGGACGACCACCAGCAGCTTCTGGCACGCTCACAACACACACAGCAGGAGCTCACGCACACACAGAGCGTCCTCAGCAG CGAGAAAAAGGTCTCCAGCTCCCTCCGCTTGCAGCTGGAGGAGGTGCAaagaagagaggaggaggtgaaGAGAGAGAACCACAGACtgaggagagagagagacagagaggaagagaagaATCTGCAACTGGAAACAGACTCACATCGACG GGTGGAGGCGGAGCTCCTAGAAAGTGTCCAGCTGACGGAGAGAGAACATCTGCACCAGATGGAGCTCCTCAGTCTGAAG GGGGCGCTGGAGAGAGAACAGCTGGACAGGCAGAAAGCAGAGGAAGAGGCAGCAGGCTCTAGGGATGCCCTACAGCAG TGCAGGGGAAGCATACTCCGCCTCTCATCCTCAGAAAGCCTGCTGAGGCGGGATCTGGAGGAGAGTCGAGATGCTTTGAAGAAGGTTTCTGCTCTTAACTCTGCTCTGGCCTCAGACAAGAGAGCACtgaaccagcagctgctgcag CTGGAAGGCAAACTGTCAGAGAGCCAATCGCAGCTGCAAGCTGTGAGTTCAGAGTTCACCTGTCTGCAGAGAGACGTCAGACCTCTCAG ACTGCAGAGGGATCAGGATGCCGACGTCATCCGTCAGCTGAAAGAGCAGCAGGTGGAGGCTGAGAAAAACCTGGAGAGAAAGGAGAGAGAGCTTCAGCTATTGGAGGAGGAGAGAACAAGTGGTGAACAACAGCTGGAGGAG ctTCGCTCTCATCACGTCTCGCTGTGCCAGGAGCTGAAGGAGTTGCAGGAGGAGTTGCAACAGGCGAAACAGGAGGTTAGGATTCTGAAttggcagcaggaggagcagcaaaGGGAGAGCAGGAGCCGGCAGGAGGAGCTCCAGAATGAGCATAGACAGCGGGcgcagctggaggaggagctgcatgAGCTCAG GCCTCTGtcagtgtccctgcagctgcagctcagccagcagcagcagctcctctccCAGGTCGAGGTGGACCGCTGTCAGCTGAGCACTCGCCTCCATGCGCTGCAGGAGGCCAAGCTCACCTTACAGG GTGAAATCAAATGTCTGAGAGGGGAGCTGCAGAGAGAGACAGCCAGCAGAGAGAGAAGTGAGGGCGAGAAGGAGGTGCTGCAGGAAGACCTGCAGAGACTGACGGAAGAGGTGCAGGAGCTGAGGAGAAGAAAGGCAgaaaaggaagaggagaaaaagatGTGCCAAAGAGAACGAGAGACACTGAGGGAGGAATTAAGGCTGAGAGACGGGGAGCTGGAAGCCCTGAAGACACGCACTGAAAGGATGGAAGAGGAGCTGGAAGAAAAGGGACAACAGGtggagagactgaaggaggaggtgaCACAACGAGCTACCCAAGTCAGCTTCCTAAATGAGAGAATAGTTGGCTTGGAAGAGGAAAAGAAGATTCTGCTGGAGGAGGCAAAGAGTACTGAGGTCAGactgctggaggaggaggcgAAAAGGAAAGACGAGGAGGTGCAAAGAGATGGGGAGACTGAAGCTCTCTGTGACAGAATAGAGAAATTAGAAAGAGAGAAGGAAGAAATAGATAAGGAGGTGCACCAAATGAAGAGAAAAGCACAGGAGCAAGAGGAGAGATGGAGGTCAAATGATGAGGAGAGCCAGAATGAGATAAACAGACTAAGGGGAGAAAACTCTTCCCTCCAGGAGCACAGAAAGTCAGAGAAGCGACAAATAGAGAaactgcaaaatgaaaaaatggagGTGCTGGAGAGGCTACAAGAGAAAGTTGGAGAGGTGGAACTGATGAAGGTAAAACTAAGTGTGGCTCAGGAGGAGAGTGAGGAGCTGAGGGAGGAGGTGCAGAGGAGGGAGCGCAGCCTGGAGAAACAGATATGTGCAGTACGAGAAAGGGAGGAGGAAATGGAGAACCTGAGGGGGCGGCTGAGGTTGGTGAAGGAGCGGGAGGCGGAAGCAGAGAGAGAGCTCCAGGAAACTTctgacaaactgaaaaaaaaagaggcgaGGGAGGAACACCTGGAGGTGCTGCTTAGAGAAAACCGGGAACTTTTGAAGCAGGAGGAAAAAGGACGAGAAGAAAGAGAAGACAGGATCTGCTCCTTGATCAAACAATTGCAGGAGGCCCAGGCTGTTAACCTGGgagcaaaaagaagaagcacAGAAAGGCAGAAGGCCCATGACAGActgcaggaggaggtgaaggaCTGGCAGGAGCAAGCAGAACAAAGTGTGAAGGAGGTGGCAAAACTCAAAGAAATCCTGAAGGGGAGAAATGAGGAGGTGAACCAGCTGAAAGCAAtgcttgaagaaaaagaagaggagtGGAAAGAGCAGGAGGCTTTGAGTAAAACAGAGAAAGAAAGGAGGAGAAGGCTGGAAAACAAGCTGGTCGAGGTGGAGGAAGAGAACACCAGGTTAGAGAAGGAGGTGAGACTGATGCAGGCAGTTGGAGATAAAGATAGGGAGGCTCTGGCAAAGGCTGGAGAGGAGTTAAAAACATTGAAGGACAACCTggtaaaaagtgaaaacaaagagAGGGAGCTGGGAGAAACTGTGAGAAGAATGGAAGAGGAGAAGATGATGCTGAGTAGCAATTTGAGAGAGATGGAGGACGAGATCAAAGCAGAGAAGGAGCAGTTGTGGAGAGTAAGGAAAGAGAGGAGCAGTCTGGAggacaaactaaaagaaaaagagagagaaatagATGAGTGCAGGGATTTGCTTAGAAGTCAGGAGGAAAAACTTGAGGAGGTGAAAAAGATGGATAGAAAAACATTGGAGAGTGAAAGAAATCGGTATCTACTGTTGGAGGAAAAAGGGAAGACCAGGGTTAAAAAGcttgaggaggagaaggaggaccTTTTACTGCAGTTaatgaaaagggaaaaagaagtGACAGAACTCCAAGAGGAGGTGCAGAGGCAGAGGATCACTGCAAGCAAGGAGCTCaatgaaaagaaagaggagGCATTTAATGTACAAAGGGAATGTGAGGAGGCGCAGGAAAAGCTAAAATCATTGAAAAGGGAAATGATTTATCTCCAAGAGGAGGTGAAACAAAAGCAAGAAGAGAATGAGGAGGTGCAGGAAAAACTGCAATCATTGAAGAGGGAAATGATTTATCTCCAAGAGGAGGTGAAACAAAAGCAAGAAGAGAATGAGGAGGTGCAGGAAAAACTGCAATCATTGAAGAGGGAAATGATTTATCTCCAGGAGGAGGTGAAACAAAAGCAAGAAGACAATGAGGAGGTGCAGGAAAAACTCCAATCATTAAAAAGCGAAATGATTTATCTCCAAGAGGAggtgaaacaaaagcaaaaagagaATGAGGAGACACAGGAGAAAATGACCGTGTTAAAGGAGGTGCAccagaaacatttaaagaaagaggaagagtgGAGAACTAACGATATGATGAGCAGAAATGACACCCAGGAGCTACAGAGGCAGAAAGATGAGGCTCaagaggagctgcagaggagcagaaagGAGATCTACATACTTAGAGAGGAGCTAGAAAaggaacaaagagaaaaaaaggacctTCAAGATGAGATGAAAAAGAGGAGTGAAGAGGCTGGATTGCTAAGACAGAAAATAGAGGAGGAGTTCAGCAGCACCAAGAAGAGGgaggagacagaaaaacaaacaagagagAAGACTGAGATAGAGTTGGCCGCTCTAAAGGAGGAGCTGCAAAGGGAACACAGGGAGAAATTGGAGACagtggaggagctgaagaagaggagagaGGATGTCACTGTGCTTGAAGGAGAGGTGAAGGAGGAGTGCATgaagaaggaggaggtgcaggaaGATCTAAGAAGAGTGCAGCACAGCTTGGAGCAGATGTCTCACAGTCTGAGCTCCCTTCAGAGTCAG GTGTCAGAGCTGAGTATCAGCAAGGAGCGAGTAGAGGTGGAGAAGCAGCAGATGAGAGAAGGCCTGCAGGTGGCGCTCAAGGAGATGGACTTGCTGAAAGTTCTCCTCCAG GAAAGCCATGCAGAAGGAGAACTGCTGAGGAGCACactggaggagaagaagaaggagatGGGGAGGGTTCGACAGGAGAACCTGCAGATGGAAGAGAGgcaagaggagctggaggagctgaGAGCCAGGGTCAAAGCCCTGGAGAGAAGAAGGACGGAGATGGCAGAGGAGCTAGATAGGGCAgatgagaggaggagggaggctgaggagtggtGGAGGAGCAAAGTGAAGGAAGTAGAACGGCAGAAGGGGACGATGCAAAGCACTCTTTACACAGAAATACAGACGCAAGGGGAGCTACTGAAGGAGTCGAGGTCCAAGCTTCAGGACAGTTTGAGGGAGCTGGAGGAGGCGAGAATGGAGCTTAGCCGGAACAGAGCCTTGTTGGAGGAGCAGAAAACTTTCACGATTGCTGACAGAGAGGATTCGGGGGAGCAGAGGAGCAGAGGCAGCCAAGAGGAAAGAGGGGAG GTGAAGCAGGAGGAGATCAGGAGGCAGCTCCAGCAGAGGGAGGCTCAG GTGGACAGTTTGACTCTCAGAGtccaggagctgcaggaagacAGAAATCAGCTCCGATTGGCTCTGGAACAAACTGAGGCGCAGCTGAAAAACGTCGCCACCCAGGTGGAGCAGAGCACGGGGGCGGAGCCTAACCCAGGAGAG ACTGTAGGGGGCAGACTGGAGGTCCTGCAGAGACTGGTGGCTGAACTGGAGCTCCAACGGACACGACTGCAGAAGAAGAACTTGAATCTAGAAAAGCAAAAAGACAGACTGAAGAAAGACAGAGACTTTCTGAGAGACACCCTGAGACAG GTGGAGCTGGAGCGTGGGAGGCTCAGCCAGCAGCTGACAGACAGCAGAGGATCTCAGGTGGAACAG GTGTGCGCTAATGCCACAGAAGAAGATCGTCTGCGCAGCAAAgtgaaggagctggaggagcag GTTAGTCAGCTTCGTCTTTCTTTAGCTATGGACCAGCAGCAGAAGGCGGAGTTTATCCAGCAGTCATCCAGAAACAGCCAATGGCTGCTCTCACTAAGACGGGACCTCAATGATTCGCTGTCTGCTGTGACCCGTCTACCAATCCCGTCTGTCCTGGAGTCTGAGACACAGAGGTTGGACCGCAGCCTGAGGGAGGAGGAGCTTAGGATTTCCTTGAGTTGA